In Chryseobacterium lactis, a single genomic region encodes these proteins:
- a CDS encoding Crp/Fnr family transcriptional regulator — translation MIICEDLLFSHGAQLVKYNASDYIFQEGTSAKFYLQIRTGTVKLNTFLEDGKEFVHGLPFDGHCVGESYLFTGHNYAVNAIAVTDCEVIKIPKTKFLPLLLENPALMLKLNNYTADRLHFRYMISSFLAISDPIVKLRKLFDHLKNYFGFNEMYSFPVPYTRQQIATLTGLRVETVIRYVKKMEEQRLVKLDSTKIYY, via the coding sequence ATGATTATATGCGAAGACTTACTTTTTTCTCATGGGGCTCAATTGGTAAAATATAATGCTTCGGATTATATTTTTCAGGAGGGAACGTCTGCTAAATTTTATTTGCAGATCAGAACCGGAACCGTAAAGTTGAATACGTTCCTGGAAGATGGAAAAGAGTTTGTTCACGGACTTCCTTTTGATGGGCATTGTGTGGGTGAAAGCTACCTGTTTACAGGGCATAACTACGCTGTTAATGCAATTGCCGTTACTGATTGTGAAGTGATTAAGATTCCAAAGACTAAATTTCTGCCTCTCCTGCTGGAGAATCCCGCATTAATGCTCAAACTGAATAATTATACAGCCGACAGATTGCATTTCAGGTACATGATTTCCAGTTTCCTGGCTATTTCTGACCCGATTGTAAAACTTAGAAAATTATTTGATCATCTTAAAAATTACTTTGGTTTTAATGAAATGTATTCATTTCCTGTTCCTTATACCAGACAACAAATTGCGACTTTAACCGGCCTCCGGGTAGAAACCGTCATCAGGTATGTGAAAAAAATGGAGGAGCAAAGATTAGTTAAGCTGGATAGTACTAAAATCTATTATTAG
- a CDS encoding MarR family winged helix-turn-helix transcriptional regulator, translating to MSGNQNNISELALELGWAMSEMKSSLRQKIQACINEYEPDLSVELVEILGLLSRNDGINQQEIGNKVSKDKSSITYLINSLVKRDLVERVADKNDRRNKQIFLTSKGKKIIEIVYPWALELYRKAAGDFDEDEINKALLLVKKMTANLE from the coding sequence ATGTCAGGAAACCAAAATAACATCTCAGAACTGGCCTTAGAACTGGGCTGGGCGATGAGTGAAATGAAAAGCAGCTTACGTCAAAAGATTCAGGCTTGTATTAATGAGTATGAACCGGATCTTTCTGTTGAGCTGGTTGAAATCCTTGGACTTTTATCACGCAATGACGGGATTAATCAACAGGAAATCGGCAATAAAGTGAGTAAAGATAAATCAAGCATTACCTATCTTATCAATAGCCTTGTCAAACGGGATTTGGTAGAACGGGTTGCTGATAAAAATGACAGAAGAAATAAACAGATTTTCCTGACTTCAAAAGGGAAAAAAATAATAGAAATTGTTTATCCCTGGGCATTGGAGCTTTATAGAAAAGCTGCAGGTGATTTTGATGAAGATGAAATCAATAAAGCACTTCTGTTAGTAAAGAAAATGACCGCAAACCTTGAATAA
- a CDS encoding metallophosphoesterase, protein MQFNIKNTVPVSIKISLLGIILQSCATYDVQKSKSLAELPLQDSANIAHQFLLIGNLGGADRHSSQKTLQKLQNRLNNASAKSTLLFLGDNLYSQGMSGENNKESKQAQSIVENKLKITKNYKGNTVVIPGNHDWQYGLKGMKNQEKAVSQYLNTKKAFLPKNGCPIDKLKLENNITLITVDSQWFLENWENDSKINADCDIKSREDFFKEFEGLINKNQNNLIVVALHHPLISKGIHAGYFSWKDQLFPLGNQVPLPGIGTLINAFRSTSGISPQDMNNAHYIALTSRLKSIVQNNDNVIFVSGHDHNLQYLEEKNVRQIISGAGSENGAAKIAHSQGFSYGGNGYAVLNINQDGSANVAYYSTQNNSERLLTTIQVLKKVQHPTPTNNTSEKFSKTIMTSVYPESLTKKSRFYTWLWGEHYRKYYSIPIEAKVATLDTLKGGVTPVRAGGGHQSNSLQLVAKNGQEYAMRGVKKSAIRFFNAVAFKNSSLGADFEGTAAERFLLDFYTTGHPYTPFAIENMAEKINVLHTNSQLYYIPKQNKLGGFNSEYGNELYQIEGKLSGSKEDLKQLNGAKATMNTMDMMENLHKSEKYSVDQQSYIRARIFDMLLGDWDRHEGQWRWVEYKENDRYVYKPIPKDRDQAFSKYDGVVFKFIMMAPALRHMQTFKQDIRNVKWMNREPYPLDLAFLKNATEQDWKREAAYIQQNLSDKVIDEGFRNLPPEVQDETIRLIQKNLKIRRDKMVQYATEYYKALQKTVVLTGTNHQDQFVIKKEKNKINITQYRVKKEGNELVFQREYPKDMTKEIWVYGLDDNDTFDVSGTENSGIKVRIIGGENNDVYNIANGRNIKLYDFKSQKNTYQLAGHTTKKISDDYEINTYNYAKPTYDFFAGYPSISYNPDEGAKIGAHVGYTQNGFERNPYSARHTLQANYLTATGGAEFIYDGSFPNAIGKWAFNLNARFTTSNFAQNYFGFGNETVNNQDQFGKDYNRVKMQQIQFTPSLSRKSFLGFVQSIQLKYEDYKPKYTPERFITQSGQIDSRTFDSQKFLGAKYTFSYDHSDSPSFPTMGFGFSLSAAWKTNLEDTKRNFMTYEGLLNMAHRIDNKGHFVFATKVQGRYINNQHYEFFQGAELGGNNGLRSFRDYRFLGRSSLFQNSEVRWNFGRIKNGVAPVDFGILGGYDYGRVWMDGDDSRKWHQSVGGGIWMSALETLSIRATYFTGSEGGRFSAGAGFWF, encoded by the coding sequence ATGCAGTTCAATATTAAAAATACAGTCCCCGTTTCCATTAAAATTTCTCTTCTTGGAATCATTCTTCAATCCTGTGCAACCTATGATGTACAAAAAAGTAAATCGCTGGCCGAACTTCCGCTTCAGGACTCTGCTAACATTGCGCACCAATTCCTGCTTATTGGCAATTTAGGAGGCGCAGACCGTCATAGCAGTCAAAAAACGTTACAAAAACTACAAAACAGATTAAACAATGCTTCAGCTAAATCTACTCTCCTTTTCCTGGGTGACAATCTCTATTCACAAGGCATGTCCGGGGAAAACAACAAAGAAAGTAAACAAGCGCAATCAATTGTTGAAAATAAATTGAAAATCACTAAAAACTATAAAGGGAATACCGTTGTTATTCCCGGTAATCATGACTGGCAGTATGGACTTAAAGGGATGAAAAATCAGGAAAAAGCAGTTTCTCAATACCTGAATACAAAAAAAGCATTCCTCCCTAAAAATGGCTGCCCTATCGATAAATTAAAACTCGAAAATAATATAACCCTGATCACTGTTGACAGTCAATGGTTTCTGGAAAATTGGGAAAACGATTCAAAAATCAATGCTGATTGCGATATTAAGTCCCGCGAAGATTTTTTCAAAGAATTTGAAGGTTTGATTAATAAAAATCAGAACAATCTTATCGTAGTCGCATTACATCATCCACTTATCAGCAAGGGAATCCATGCAGGTTATTTTTCTTGGAAAGACCAGCTTTTTCCTCTTGGAAATCAGGTTCCTCTGCCAGGAATCGGTACGTTGATCAACGCCTTCCGTTCTACATCAGGAATCAGTCCACAAGATATGAATAATGCTCATTACATTGCGCTGACAAGCCGCCTGAAATCAATTGTACAAAATAACGACAACGTCATTTTTGTATCCGGGCATGATCATAATCTTCAGTATCTGGAAGAAAAAAATGTACGGCAAATCATCAGTGGTGCCGGCTCTGAAAACGGAGCTGCCAAAATAGCCCACTCTCAGGGCTTTTCCTATGGTGGAAACGGTTATGCAGTTTTAAATATCAATCAGGACGGAAGTGCTAATGTAGCCTATTACAGTACCCAAAATAATTCTGAAAGACTTTTGACGACTATTCAGGTATTAAAAAAAGTTCAACACCCCACTCCAACAAACAACACTTCCGAAAAATTTTCAAAAACCATCATGACTTCGGTATATCCTGAATCTTTAACAAAAAAATCCAGGTTCTACACGTGGCTGTGGGGAGAACATTATAGAAAATATTACAGCATTCCCATAGAGGCTAAAGTAGCAACATTAGACACTTTAAAAGGCGGAGTTACTCCCGTTCGTGCCGGAGGTGGACATCAATCCAACTCATTGCAACTGGTTGCCAAAAATGGACAGGAATATGCAATGAGAGGAGTAAAAAAAAGTGCTATACGATTCTTTAATGCTGTTGCATTTAAAAATTCAAGTCTGGGGGCAGATTTTGAAGGGACAGCTGCAGAAAGATTTCTATTGGATTTTTATACAACAGGGCATCCCTACACTCCTTTTGCCATTGAAAATATGGCGGAAAAAATAAACGTTCTTCACACCAATTCTCAACTCTATTACATTCCTAAACAAAATAAGCTTGGTGGTTTCAACTCCGAATATGGCAATGAACTTTATCAGATTGAAGGAAAATTATCAGGAAGTAAGGAAGATCTGAAGCAGCTAAACGGAGCCAAAGCAACGATGAACACAATGGATATGATGGAAAACCTGCATAAATCCGAAAAATATTCCGTTGATCAGCAAAGTTATATCCGCGCCCGTATTTTCGATATGCTTTTGGGAGATTGGGACAGACATGAAGGACAGTGGCGTTGGGTTGAATATAAAGAAAACGATCGTTATGTCTATAAACCGATTCCCAAAGACCGTGATCAGGCCTTCAGCAAATATGATGGGGTTGTGTTTAAGTTTATTATGATGGCTCCGGCATTACGCCATATGCAAACATTCAAACAGGATATACGAAATGTAAAATGGATGAACAGAGAGCCTTATCCACTGGATCTTGCATTTTTAAAGAACGCTACTGAGCAGGACTGGAAAAGAGAAGCAGCCTATATTCAGCAAAATTTATCGGACAAGGTGATTGATGAAGGTTTTCGCAATTTACCTCCTGAGGTACAGGATGAAACCATCAGGCTTATTCAGAAAAATCTTAAAATAAGACGCGATAAAATGGTGCAGTATGCCACAGAATATTACAAAGCATTACAAAAAACAGTCGTCCTTACCGGAACCAATCATCAGGATCAGTTTGTGATTAAAAAAGAAAAAAATAAGATTAACATCACACAATACCGGGTAAAAAAAGAGGGTAACGAGCTTGTTTTTCAACGGGAATATCCCAAAGATATGACAAAAGAAATCTGGGTGTACGGATTAGATGACAATGATACTTTTGATGTATCAGGAACGGAAAATTCAGGGATAAAAGTAAGAATTATCGGTGGTGAAAATAATGATGTTTACAATATTGCCAATGGAAGAAATATTAAGCTTTATGATTTTAAATCCCAAAAGAACACTTATCAATTGGCAGGACATACCACAAAAAAGATAAGTGATGATTATGAAATCAACACCTATAATTATGCAAAGCCAACCTATGATTTTTTTGCAGGATATCCCAGTATAAGCTACAACCCGGATGAAGGAGCCAAAATCGGAGCTCACGTAGGATATACTCAAAACGGCTTCGAAAGAAATCCCTACTCTGCCAGACATACTTTACAAGCCAATTACCTGACTGCAACAGGCGGAGCAGAATTCATCTATGATGGCAGCTTCCCCAATGCAATCGGCAAATGGGCATTTAATCTAAATGCACGTTTTACCACTTCCAATTTTGCACAGAATTATTTTGGCTTTGGAAATGAAACCGTGAACAACCAGGATCAATTTGGCAAAGATTATAACAGGGTAAAAATGCAGCAGATTCAATTTACCCCCTCTCTATCCAGAAAAAGCTTTTTGGGTTTTGTACAATCGATACAGCTGAAGTATGAAGATTATAAACCGAAGTATACTCCGGAACGTTTTATTACACAATCCGGCCAGATCGATTCCCGCACATTTGATAGCCAGAAATTTTTGGGAGCCAAATATACATTCAGTTATGACCACAGTGATTCTCCTTCTTTTCCTACTATGGGATTTGGATTTTCTCTCTCTGCTGCCTGGAAAACCAATCTGGAAGATACCAAACGTAATTTCATGACCTATGAAGGGTTGCTGAATATGGCTCATCGTATCGATAATAAGGGACATTTTGTATTTGCCACAAAAGTACAGGGAAGGTATATCAACAATCAACATTATGAATTTTTTCAGGGAGCCGAATTGGGAGGGAATAATGGGCTAAGATCTTTTAGAGATTACAGGTTTCTGGGGCGCTCGTCATTATTTCAAAATAGTGAAGTCCGCTGGAATTTCGGAAGGATAAAGAATGGAGTTGCTCCGGTGGACTTCGGAATACTGGGCGGATATGATTACGGACGTGTCTGGATGGATGGTGATGATTCAAGAAAATGGCATCAGTCTGTTGGAGGAGGAATCTGGATGAGTGCTTTAGAAACCCTTTCAATAAGAGCTACTTATTTCACCGGAAGTGAAGGAGGCCGATTCTCCGCCGGAGCGGGATTTTGGTTTTAA
- a CDS encoding alpha/beta hydrolase yields the protein MIKENSAYLQSNSIENIITHEIYYTVFQPEMPIKASIIILHGLQEHSGRYTGFARHLASQGFAVLTYDHLGHGKTAKSKEQLGFFMLKNAKEQLIYDAKLMAELMDNSFPDAPIFIIGHSMGSFITRCLLRQSSIHFNGAVIIGTENKPAGTSVITGILYFLDVIAPRHRSQLINNLFRKLNNGYFKNKSGNHPFNQPDQKVSLRNRLRDSSFTNNVFYTLFSLIETATEKRWTRSISRQFPFLFINTNPAENLNKRLQSTVEFLKNDGFKNVELAVHSDIQDKVPNKTINKQFFENISSWLNKVFEEMPIENF from the coding sequence ATGATTAAAGAAAATTCAGCTTACCTACAAAGCAACAGTATCGAGAATATCATCACCCATGAAATATATTATACTGTATTTCAACCTGAAATGCCTATAAAAGCAAGCATCATCATTCTTCACGGCTTGCAGGAACATAGCGGACGTTACACAGGATTTGCCAGACATCTTGCTTCTCAAGGTTTTGCAGTGCTTACCTATGATCATTTAGGGCATGGAAAAACAGCAAAAAGCAAAGAACAACTAGGCTTTTTTATGCTAAAAAATGCAAAAGAACAACTGATTTATGATGCCAAATTAATGGCTGAATTGATGGACAATTCTTTTCCCGATGCGCCTATCTTTATCATAGGTCATTCTATGGGATCCTTTATTACCAGATGCCTGCTCCGGCAATCATCCATCCATTTTAATGGTGCGGTTATTATAGGAACAGAAAATAAACCTGCAGGTACCAGCGTTATCACTGGCATTCTTTATTTTCTTGATGTAATTGCTCCCCGTCACAGAAGTCAATTGATCAACAATCTATTCAGGAAGCTGAACAATGGTTATTTTAAAAATAAATCAGGAAATCATCCTTTCAACCAACCTGATCAGAAAGTATCTTTACGAAATAGATTACGTGATTCATCCTTTACCAACAACGTATTTTACACTCTTTTTTCATTGATAGAAACTGCTACTGAAAAGCGTTGGACAAGAAGTATTTCCAGACAATTTCCCTTTCTTTTTATCAACACCAATCCTGCCGAAAATCTTAATAAAAGACTACAATCTACGGTTGAATTTTTAAAAAATGATGGATTTAAAAATGTAGAATTGGCCGTACATTCTGATATTCAGGATAAAGTCCCGAATAAGACCATCAACAAACAATTTTTTGAAAATATTTCTTCATGGCTTAATAAAGTGTTTGAAGAAATGCCCATTGAAAATTTTTAA
- the sph gene encoding sphingomyelin phosphodiesterase translates to MNYMYRFLSRFLPVFCLALVSCTSDQDLSSANEKESYPQQMAKIAPGAGIKVLTYNTFLLRDISVSSTTQWSQQARAEKLGEASFLKNYDVLLLQECFDNAAANKLRQKLLPTFPYQTPVLGQTKNGWNNTFGDWREISSGGLENGGVMIASKYPIERTDQYIFPAGCDFDALSLKGFAYVRIIKDGKRIHLISVHTQSTQPGCKGKEVEIRAQQLGIMKSYIDKLNIPADEMVVYGGDFNIIKDSPEYPKMLQTLNVNAPVYKGLSSTWDTKTNTMASYHYPYPANQREYLDYIFVSKAHLVPALWQNVAFDPVSSTLMNYTNLTGDPYYWADYSDHYPVEGNIYPDQNTPTKSLKFRKHDRISLKSVSTGKYINMNLSKTDDWLTVSSTQPDEKTWFNIINTGASDNYFDLKEGLVRVESSERINNFWYWESVSSGSYYFFPKQGKSLKTLTLQIVKKKAGNQSASVEDGDIVAFKDKTAVGNTYYLQVYNKSGTDWVYLNGTSVSSDVQFEVKMNNTSPQPF, encoded by the coding sequence ATGAATTACATGTATCGCTTCTTATCCCGGTTCTTACCGGTGTTTTGCCTTGCTCTTGTATCATGCACATCAGATCAGGATCTTTCCTCTGCCAATGAAAAAGAAAGTTATCCTCAACAAATGGCGAAAATAGCTCCTGGTGCGGGTATAAAAGTACTTACCTATAATACATTTTTATTAAGGGATATCAGTGTTTCTTCTACTACTCAATGGTCGCAGCAGGCCAGGGCAGAGAAGTTGGGAGAGGCCTCTTTTTTGAAGAATTATGATGTTCTTCTGCTTCAGGAATGTTTCGATAATGCTGCAGCCAATAAGCTTCGTCAAAAGCTTCTTCCTACTTTTCCGTATCAGACTCCGGTGTTGGGACAAACGAAAAATGGCTGGAATAATACTTTTGGAGACTGGCGTGAAATAAGTTCCGGTGGACTGGAAAATGGAGGCGTTATGATTGCGAGTAAATATCCCATAGAAAGAACGGATCAATATATATTTCCGGCTGGATGTGATTTTGATGCGCTTTCTTTAAAAGGTTTCGCCTATGTCAGAATCATTAAAGATGGAAAACGAATCCATTTGATCTCAGTTCACACACAGTCTACGCAGCCCGGATGTAAAGGAAAAGAAGTAGAAATCCGTGCGCAACAATTGGGTATTATGAAATCTTATATTGACAAACTTAATATTCCGGCTGATGAAATGGTGGTGTATGGAGGAGATTTCAACATTATCAAAGATAGCCCGGAATATCCTAAAATGCTGCAAACGCTTAATGTAAATGCTCCTGTTTACAAGGGTTTATCATCAACATGGGACACAAAAACGAATACAATGGCTTCTTACCATTATCCTTACCCGGCTAATCAACGAGAATATCTTGATTATATTTTTGTTTCCAAGGCTCATCTTGTGCCTGCTTTGTGGCAGAATGTAGCATTTGATCCTGTATCTTCAACGTTGATGAATTATACCAATTTGACCGGTGATCCCTATTATTGGGCAGATTATTCCGATCATTATCCGGTGGAAGGAAATATATATCCGGATCAGAACACTCCCACAAAAAGTTTAAAATTCAGAAAGCATGACCGTATTTCATTGAAATCTGTATCTACCGGAAAATACATCAATATGAACCTTTCTAAAACTGATGACTGGTTAACTGTTTCTTCCACTCAGCCGGATGAAAAAACCTGGTTTAATATCATCAATACGGGAGCTTCTGATAATTATTTTGATTTAAAAGAAGGCTTGGTAAGAGTGGAAAGCAGTGAACGGATTAATAATTTCTGGTACTGGGAATCTGTGAGCAGCGGAAGTTATTATTTCTTCCCAAAACAGGGTAAATCTTTAAAAACTCTTACTCTTCAAATAGTAAAGAAAAAAGCAGGAAATCAGTCTGCGAGTGTGGAGGATGGAGATATTGTTGCTTTCAAGGATAAAACGGCAGTGGGCAATACGTACTATCTTCAGGTATATAATAAATCAGGAACAGACTGGGTGTATCTTAATGGAACCAGCGTGAGCTCTGACGTACAATTTGAAGTAAAAATGAATAATACAAGTCCACAACCGTTCTAG
- a CDS encoding winged helix-turn-helix transcriptional regulator: MEEEKILYSQPQCSTHLSATEDALYVLGGRWTLRVMIAILGGHNRFNELQRTVEGISARVLSNELKKLEMNHLLERRVLADQTPVLVEYIPTEYSQSLRDVIAALADWGRKHKKKITA, encoded by the coding sequence ATGGAAGAAGAAAAAATACTGTATTCACAACCTCAGTGCAGCACTCATCTGTCTGCTACGGAAGATGCATTATATGTTCTTGGAGGGCGATGGACCTTGCGGGTAATGATTGCTATTTTAGGAGGTCATAACCGTTTTAATGAGTTACAACGAACGGTAGAAGGTATTTCAGCAAGAGTATTGTCCAATGAATTAAAAAAGCTGGAAATGAATCATTTGTTGGAAAGAAGAGTTCTTGCAGATCAGACGCCTGTGTTGGTGGAGTACATTCCTACAGAATATAGTCAGTCATTGAGAGATGTTATTGCTGCCTTAGCAGATTGGGGGAGAAAACATAAAAAGAAAATTACAGCCTGA
- a CDS encoding alpha/beta fold hydrolase, whose translation MKETSNYLQKSVDSKPHELYYTLYQPETATVKATILILHGMQEHSGRYADFAKYLAHQGFAVLTYDHLGHGKTAKTKEEMGFFALNNPEKQLITTAKNMASLLEKNYPEVPHFIIGHSMGSFITRALLKKQSSRFRGAVLIGTGGQNQFIRPAKGLMSFLTSISPYTRSELITDIFGKVSNSRFKSEDYDGINWLSVDKQNRKTFMNDELCGVPFTNNGFYTLFSLMEIATAKDWSKSISIDFPLMFVSGADDPVGDFGKGVQDTVEKLQTDGFKNIQINLYQGMRHEILNENIKDQVYDDILIWLDLILGNSESQKS comes from the coding sequence ATGAAAGAAACTTCAAATTACTTACAGAAAAGTGTAGACAGCAAACCTCATGAATTGTACTACACCCTCTATCAACCTGAAACAGCAACTGTAAAAGCAACCATACTCATTCTTCATGGGATGCAGGAGCACAGTGGTCGTTATGCAGATTTCGCAAAATATCTGGCTCATCAGGGTTTCGCCGTGCTTACCTATGACCATTTGGGACACGGAAAAACAGCAAAAACCAAAGAAGAAATGGGATTCTTCGCATTGAATAATCCGGAAAAACAATTGATTACCACCGCTAAAAATATGGCTTCCCTTTTAGAAAAAAACTACCCGGAAGTTCCTCATTTTATCATAGGCCATTCTATGGGATCCTTCATTACCAGAGCCTTATTAAAAAAGCAGTCATCCCGTTTCAGAGGTGCTGTACTTATAGGAACCGGAGGTCAAAATCAGTTTATCAGACCCGCAAAAGGATTAATGTCTTTTCTCACTTCAATATCCCCGTATACGCGAAGTGAGCTTATCACCGACATATTCGGTAAAGTAAGCAACAGCCGTTTCAAAAGTGAAGATTATGATGGTATCAACTGGCTAAGTGTGGATAAACAAAACAGAAAAACCTTTATGAATGACGAGCTGTGTGGAGTTCCTTTTACCAACAACGGATTCTATACTCTTTTTTCACTCATGGAAATTGCTACGGCAAAAGACTGGTCAAAATCGATTTCCATAGACTTTCCATTGATGTTTGTGAGTGGTGCGGATGATCCTGTGGGTGATTTTGGTAAAGGGGTACAAGATACTGTTGAAAAATTACAAACCGACGGCTTTAAGAATATACAAATAAACCTTTATCAGGGAATGCGGCATGAAATTTTAAATGAGAATATCAAAGATCAGGTCTATGATGATATTTTAATATGGCTTGATCTCATACTGGGTAATTCAGAATCCCAGAAATCATAG
- a CDS encoding universal stress protein, with translation MRTILVPIDFTSTTENAVRVAAEWAKHYEYQHIILLKIAGESEFDYLHIAEGHSFVNEESINNLLERTELLFDQLSTIVTEISPEIKVSRLLSDWALTRSINEVLKNQPSIELIILGSDDSTSSNESFVSDNIVSIARTSPVKTLIVPNSYRYSTIKNIFIPCDLNGIKKLERLFHHKSVIQKKDVHLLFLNINTKEDTDISPEKKRELETYIQQHLTDIPSSIHYSYDENIINGILNFASSNDTDLIIALPGRHSFLYYLASRSISEGIYQNTNQPVLILK, from the coding sequence ATGAGAACAATCCTTGTACCTATTGATTTTACATCAACGACAGAAAATGCAGTAAGAGTTGCTGCAGAATGGGCAAAACACTACGAATACCAACATATTATTCTATTGAAAATTGCCGGAGAATCTGAATTTGATTACTTGCATATTGCTGAAGGACATTCCTTTGTCAATGAAGAAAGCATCAACAATTTATTGGAAAGAACTGAATTATTATTTGATCAGCTAAGTACTATCGTAACGGAAATATCTCCTGAAATAAAAGTTTCAAGGCTATTAAGTGATTGGGCACTTACAAGAAGTATTAATGAGGTATTGAAAAATCAGCCTTCAATTGAACTGATTATCTTGGGAAGTGATGATTCTACGTCTTCTAATGAAAGCTTTGTTTCTGATAATATCGTGAGCATTGCAAGAACAAGCCCCGTTAAAACACTGATCGTTCCCAATAGCTATAGATACAGTACCATCAAAAATATTTTTATTCCCTGCGATCTGAATGGGATTAAAAAGCTGGAAAGACTCTTTCATCACAAGTCTGTTATCCAGAAAAAAGATGTGCATTTATTGTTTTTGAATATCAATACCAAAGAAGATACTGATATCAGCCCGGAAAAAAAGAGAGAATTAGAAACCTATATTCAACAACATCTGACGGACATCCCAAGCAGTATTCATTATTCTTATGACGAAAATATCATCAACGGCATTTTGAATTTTGCTTCTTCCAACGATACAGATCTGATTATTGCTTTACCGGGAAGACATAGCTTCCTGTATTATCTAGCCAGCAGAAGTATTTCTGAAGGAATTTATCAAAATACCAATCAGCCTGTTCTGATCTTAAAATAA
- a CDS encoding FMN-dependent NADH-azoreductase, which translates to MKQVLHIVSSPRRESSISKKLGSAVIEKIIAKYPDSILKKRDLTHPLFPHLEEKHISAFFTPAESRTTEQLETVALSDTVIAELKEADIIVIEAPLYNFSITSTLKSWLDHIARAGSTFRYTENGPEGLITNKKVYLAFSSGGIYSEGEKQAYDFVVPYLKKTLGFMGMTDISVVRAEGMSVPVIQETALQKGIESIVVE; encoded by the coding sequence ATGAAACAAGTACTTCATATCGTTTCAAGTCCAAGACGTGAATCTTCAATCAGTAAAAAACTGGGTAGCGCAGTTATTGAAAAAATCATTGCTAAATATCCCGACAGCATTTTAAAAAAACGTGACCTGACCCATCCTCTTTTCCCACATCTGGAAGAAAAACACATCAGTGCCTTTTTTACCCCAGCTGAGAGCCGCACCACGGAACAACTAGAAACAGTAGCTCTTTCTGATACCGTAATTGCCGAACTGAAAGAAGCTGATATTATTGTCATAGAAGCTCCTTTGTATAATTTCAGCATCACTTCAACCCTGAAATCCTGGCTGGATCACATTGCGAGAGCAGGTTCCACTTTCCGTTATACAGAAAACGGCCCCGAAGGATTGATTACAAATAAGAAAGTATATCTCGCTTTTTCAAGTGGCGGAATTTATTCCGAAGGTGAAAAGCAGGCTTATGACTTTGTAGTTCCTTATCTTAAAAAGACCCTGGGCTTTATGGGCATGACAGATATTTCTGTGGTACGTGCAGAGGGCATGTCTGTTCCAGTCATTCAGGAAACGGCATTGCAAAAAGGGATTGAGAGTATTGTTGTTGAATAA
- a CDS encoding DUF488 domain-containing protein: MSEIALKRVYETPSPKDGCRILVDRLWPQGLSKEEAHLDEWNKDLAPSSDLRKWFHHEPELWKDFSEKYVQELHESNLGKDFLEQHKDQEKITLLYAAKDEEHCHPIILKRYLESL; encoded by the coding sequence ATGTCTGAAATTGCGTTAAAAAGAGTGTATGAAACTCCTTCTCCAAAAGATGGATGCCGTATTTTGGTAGACCGTTTATGGCCTCAGGGGCTGTCTAAAGAAGAGGCTCATCTCGATGAATGGAATAAAGATCTGGCACCCTCTTCAGATCTTAGAAAATGGTTTCATCACGAGCCTGAATTGTGGAAAGATTTCTCTGAAAAATATGTACAGGAACTTCATGAAAGTAACCTGGGAAAAGACTTTTTAGAACAACATAAAGATCAGGAAAAAATTACACTGCTGTATGCGGCAAAAGATGAAGAGCATTGCCATCCTATCATTTTGAAAAGATATCTGGAAAGTCTTTGA